In Funiculus sociatus GB2-C1, one DNA window encodes the following:
- a CDS encoding sulfotransferase family protein — translation MNLAPQLLLEDKYFILPADFTLIVFALTAEVIIMPVPQPVFILASPRSFTSLSCAMIGQHPEAYGVPELNLFVTETLEQFVHRMSGFRRFQLHGLLRTVAQLYAGEQTLNSIDMAHRWIRRRRDCNVGEVYIELCSKVSPLRIIDKSPVYAAKLETLNRIRKTFPDAYYLHLTRHPRTQGQSLMDVRAGKLMAVLSNSVDYATNPPTVDPQIAWYKMQCTILDFLNEIPNHRKMHLHGESILNEPRLYLEKICRWLEFSWDESIFEAMLRPQDSPYASLGPYGAHLGNDPNFLKSPAFRAQTIAPSQLEGSLAWRKDRKGFMPEVVELAQEMGYE, via the coding sequence ATGAATTTGGCTCCGCAATTGCTCCTAGAGGATAAATATTTTATCTTACCAGCAGACTTCACCCTAATAGTTTTCGCCCTCACAGCAGAGGTCATCATTATGCCAGTCCCCCAGCCTGTATTTATTCTTGCATCTCCACGTTCCTTCACCTCTCTGAGCTGTGCCATGATAGGACAGCATCCCGAAGCCTATGGGGTGCCGGAACTAAATTTGTTTGTTACTGAAACTCTAGAACAGTTTGTACACCGCATGAGTGGTTTTCGTCGATTTCAGCTGCATGGCTTATTGCGAACTGTCGCTCAACTCTACGCTGGCGAACAAACACTCAATTCGATAGACATGGCTCATCGCTGGATAAGAAGACGTCGCGATTGTAATGTAGGAGAAGTTTACATTGAACTGTGTAGCAAAGTTTCGCCACTACGAATTATCGATAAAAGCCCTGTGTACGCCGCAAAACTGGAAACTCTAAATCGCATCCGCAAAACTTTTCCAGATGCTTACTACCTTCACCTTACGCGCCATCCTAGAACCCAAGGCCAGTCGCTGATGGATGTTCGTGCTGGTAAACTTATGGCTGTCCTATCTAATTCTGTTGATTATGCAACTAATCCACCCACCGTCGATCCTCAAATCGCTTGGTACAAGATGCAATGCACCATCTTAGATTTTTTGAATGAAATTCCCAACCATCGGAAAATGCACTTACATGGAGAAAGCATTTTAAACGAACCTCGATTATATTTGGAAAAAATATGTCGGTGGTTAGAATTTTCCTGGGATGAATCGATCTTTGAAGCTATGTTACGCCCTCAGGATTCTCCCTATGCTTCTTTAGGCCCCTATGGAGCGCACTTGGGCAACGATCCTAACTTTTTGAAGTCTCCAGCTTTTCGCGCTCAAACTATAGCACCCAGTCAACTCGAAGGTTCGTTAGCGTGGCGCAAAGACCGCAAAGGATTTATGCCTGAAGTTGTGGAGTTAGCTCAAGAAATGGGTTACGAGTAG
- a CDS encoding sulfotransferase family protein, which translates to MTEPLIILSPPRSFSSVVSTIIGQHPELYGFPELHLTVGDTVDEVIRHHEYRRSLESPPGLLRTLAQLNYGVQTTQNVFKARAWLDERRNWSTKKLFDYLLDKVSPKIAVEKSPITAMKPQFLERIYAFFPKANYLHLTRHPIPTRASMLEFFDKKRRVKRDPTTGLPIDPLKDWFNMHNNIMNLTNTLPLGQCMRIKGEDVLSDPDLYLPQISEWLGIRTDVEAIEAMKHPEDSPYACIGPFPARGGNDTKFMRSPRLRQGKVREPSLKDELEKGELKENLDEEFVEKVVKFAKQLGYR; encoded by the coding sequence ATGACTGAACCCCTGATTATCCTCTCTCCTCCACGTTCTTTCTCGTCAGTTGTGTCCACTATCATCGGTCAGCATCCAGAACTGTATGGTTTTCCAGAACTTCATCTTACTGTGGGTGATACAGTGGACGAGGTCATCCGTCATCACGAATATAGAAGAAGCCTGGAAAGTCCGCCCGGATTACTCCGAACCTTAGCACAACTAAACTATGGAGTCCAAACGACACAGAATGTTTTTAAAGCACGAGCATGGTTGGATGAACGACGAAATTGGTCTACTAAAAAACTATTCGACTATCTGCTCGATAAAGTCAGTCCTAAAATTGCTGTGGAAAAAAGTCCAATCACAGCAATGAAACCTCAATTTCTTGAGCGTATCTATGCTTTTTTCCCAAAAGCTAATTATCTGCACCTAACTCGCCATCCGATTCCCACAAGAGCATCAATGCTCGAATTTTTTGATAAAAAACGAAGAGTGAAAAGAGATCCTACTACAGGGTTGCCAATAGATCCGCTCAAAGATTGGTTTAATATGCATAACAATATTATGAATTTGACTAATACACTCCCTCTGGGACAGTGTATGCGGATAAAGGGCGAGGATGTATTATCTGACCCTGATTTGTACTTACCACAAATATCTGAATGGCTTGGCATACGGACTGACGTGGAAGCTATTGAAGCGATGAAGCATCCAGAAGATTCACCCTATGCTTGTATTGGCCCATTTCCAGCGCGTGGAGGTAATGATACAAAGTTCATGCGTAGTCCTCGCCTGCGTCAAGGTAAAGTCCGGGAACCATCTCTTAAAGATGAATTGGAGAAGGGTGAATTGAAAGAAAATTTGGATGAAGAATTTGTTGAAAAAGTTGTCAAGTTTGCCAAGCAACTAGGCTATCGGTAG